One window of Trifolium pratense cultivar HEN17-A07 linkage group LG5, ARS_RC_1.1, whole genome shotgun sequence genomic DNA carries:
- the LOC123882814 gene encoding sugar transport protein 7-like: QSYIHFIFDQFYNTCAHIFSDYHAIWLTGGVTSMDDFLEEFFPAVYRQKKHAHENNYCKYDNQGLAAFTSSLYIAGLVASLIASPITRKYGRRASIIGGGISFLIGSALNASAVNLAMLILGRVMLGIGIGFGNQAIPLYLSEMAPTHLRGGMNMMFQVATTFGIFTANMVNYGTQKIKPWGWRLSLGLAAIPALLMTIGGIFLPETPNSLIERGSNERGRKLLEKIRGTSEVDAEFQDMVEASELANSIKDPFRNILKRRYRPELVMAIVMPTTQILTGINSILFYAPVLFQSMGFGGDASLYSSALTGGVLACSTFISIATVDKLGRRVLLISGGIQMITCQIIVAIILGVKFGDNQELSKSYSILVVVVVCLFVVAFGWSWGPLGWTVPSEIFPLEIRSAGQSITVAVNLLFTFIIAQAFLALLCAFKFGIFLFFAGWISLMTIFVFLFLPETKGIPIEEMAFMWKKHWFWKLILPENTL, translated from the exons caaagttACATCCATTTCATTTTTGACCAATTCTACAACACTTGTGCTCATATTTTTTCTGATTATCATGCTATATGGTTAACAGGTGGGGTGACTTCCATGGATGACTTCCTTGAAGAATTCTTCCCTGCGGTATACAGACAAAAAAAACATGCACATGAAAACAATTACTGCAAGTACGACAATCAGGGCCTTGCCGCATTTACCTCTTCTCTATACATTGCTGGTTTAGTTGCATCCCTGATTGCATCTCCAATTACAAGGAAGTATGGACGTCGGGCAAGTATCATTGGTGGTGGTATCAGCTTTCTCATTGGATCAGCCCTGAATGCTTCAGCAGTTAACCTAGCAATGCTGATCTTGGGCCGTGTTATGCTTGGCATTGGCATCGGATTTGGAAATCAG GCAATTCCGCTTTATTTGTCAGAGATGGCACCGACACACCTGAGAGGAGGAATGAACATGATGTTTCAAGTGGCAACAACTTTTGGAATTTTCACAGCCAACATGGTGAATTATGGAACACAGAAGATTAAACCTTGGGGATGGAGGTTGTCCCTAGGATTGGCTGCAATACCTGCTCTTTTGATGACGATAGGAGGTATATTTCTACCTGAGACTCCAAATAGCTTAATAGAACGAGGATCAAATGAAAGAGGAAGGAAGCTCCTAGAAAAAATCCGAGGAACTAGCGAGGTTGACGCGGAGTTTCAAGATATGGTTGAAGCAAGCGAGTTGGCAAACTCAATAAAGGACCCGTTTCGTAACATCCTTAAAAGAAGGTATAGGCCAGAGTTGGTGATGGCAATTGTCATGCCAACTACACAGATCTTGACTGGCATAAATTCCATTCTATTCTATGCTCCAGTATTGTTTCAAAGCATGGGATTCGGAGGTGATGCATCACTCTATTCCTCAGCTTTGACGGGAGGTGTTCTTGCTTGCTCAACATTCATTTCCATTGCAACAGTTGATAAGTTGGGAAGAAGAGTTCTTCTTATAAGTGGTGGAATACAAATGATCACATGCCAG ATTATAGTTGCAATAATTCTTGGAGTCAAGTTTGGGGACAACCAAGAACTGTCGAAAAGCTATTCGATATTGGTTGTAGTTGTGGTTTGCCTATTTGTTGTAGCATTTGGATGGTCGTGGGGCCCGCTTGGGTGGACAGTCCCAAGTGAGATCTTTCCATTGGAAATCCGTTCAGCAGGGCAGAGTATCACAGTTGCTGTAAACCTTTTGTTCACTTTCATAATTGCTCAGGCGTTCCTTGCTCTTCTCTGCGCATTCAAGTTTGgaatctttctattttttgctGGCTGGATTTCCCTCATGACCATATTTGTTTTTCTGTTCTTGCCTGAAACCAAAGGTATTCCAATTGAAGAGATGGCATTTATGTGGAAGAAGCATTGGTTCTGGAAATTGATACTACCTGAAAACACATTGTAA
- the LOC123886431 gene encoding uncharacterized protein LOC123886431: MGTAILVRSDNSSSIVKSHRNPNHVSRKKKTPTGGRNPNRLRSSGDRNCTVMKHPGSNNLVMGQVKILKRGEKLNLNNITTKTDECYDLDLGSTDRLGPDPLTVKKQVCLHDFTQGLYAGPTSVLSPPPSFLPVPKFLYLAT; this comes from the coding sequence atGGGAACCGCGATTCTTGTTCGATCCGACAATTCATCTTCCATTGTCAAATCCCACCGAAACCCTAACCATGTTTCCCGGAAAAAGAAAACTCCGACGGGCGGTCGAAACCCTAATCGTCTCCGTTCAAGCGGCGATCGAAACTGCACGGTTATGAAACACCCGGGATCAAATAATCTTGTGATGGGTCAGGTTAAGATTCTCAAAAGAGGCGAGAAGCTGAATCTCAATAACATTACAACGAAGACTGACGAATGTTACGATTTGGACTTAGGATCAACGGATCGTCTTGGTCCGGATCCTCTGACGGTCAAGAAGCAGGTTTGTCTTCATGATTTCACTCAGGGACTCTATGCAGGTCCGACTTCCGTTTTGTCACCGCCGCCGAGTTTTCTACCTGTTCCCAAATTTCTCTATTTAgctacttaa